From Pusillibacter faecalis, one genomic window encodes:
- a CDS encoding amidohydrolase translates to MNFDFSYLDVAFKNGSVITVNETDEVAQAVGIKGNKIVFVGSNADIDQLLDSHTKVYDLAGRSLLPGFNDSHFHPILNGMLGPDMSCGMIDTTKKNCPSLEAMLQMIRKTASTLQPGRWISMMGYEPTLFPEGRHPTIEELDEAAPNHPVHCMHGGGHICMYNHKALEYLGVYGPEDAAKYPADEVEVVDGRLTGMVRGHTHFWLWGQVEYTEEQQRKAALKSQQQCFTAGITSVGDMGECDRPSYHTMQKLCRDREFRVRSYMALHSIFGKPYSLEDNDHWLKLGFLTGLGDEHFRVGPCKFMIDGGTGGPSCATREPYSHDPSLPRERGWEREETWDYIKKINDAGCQATAHAVGDLAVEFMVEGYERCFAENPEKVKRLRHRIEHCVIVDQDLIDRMARMNICPVLHPGLIQMLGKNLASFYGPERSRYLEAVRSMLDAGIKVSLHSDAPSGPVGIHVIDAAVNRYDRSKDYQFDQTQCVSVLDAIRCYTLHPAYASYQENIKGSIEVGKLADMIVLSDDILKIAPMDIHKLKVDMTMIDGIVEYER, encoded by the coding sequence ATGAACTTTGATTTTTCTTACCTGGACGTGGCGTTTAAAAATGGCAGCGTCATTACGGTGAATGAGACCGATGAGGTGGCACAGGCTGTCGGTATTAAAGGAAACAAGATTGTTTTCGTCGGCTCCAATGCGGACATCGACCAGCTGCTTGACAGCCATACCAAGGTCTATGACCTGGCGGGGCGCTCACTGCTTCCCGGCTTCAACGACAGCCACTTTCACCCGATTCTCAATGGTATGCTGGGGCCGGACATGTCCTGCGGCATGATCGACACCACCAAGAAGAACTGCCCCTCTCTAGAGGCTATGCTGCAGATGATCCGTAAAACCGCCAGCACGCTTCAGCCCGGGCGCTGGATTTCCATGATGGGTTACGAGCCCACGCTGTTTCCAGAGGGACGCCATCCAACCATTGAGGAATTGGATGAGGCCGCTCCCAACCACCCTGTTCACTGTATGCATGGCGGCGGGCATATCTGCATGTATAACCATAAGGCCTTGGAATATCTGGGGGTTTACGGTCCGGAGGACGCGGCCAAATATCCCGCCGACGAGGTGGAGGTTGTAGATGGCAGGCTGACTGGCATGGTGCGGGGCCACACACATTTCTGGCTGTGGGGCCAGGTGGAATACACGGAGGAGCAGCAGCGCAAAGCCGCGCTGAAGTCCCAGCAGCAGTGTTTCACTGCTGGTATTACCTCTGTGGGCGATATGGGCGAGTGTGACCGGCCCTCCTATCATACGATGCAGAAACTCTGCCGGGACAGGGAGTTCCGGGTTCGCAGCTACATGGCGCTCCACAGCATTTTTGGTAAACCCTACTCTTTGGAGGATAATGACCATTGGCTGAAGCTGGGCTTTCTCACGGGGCTTGGAGATGAGCATTTCCGGGTAGGGCCCTGTAAGTTTATGATTGACGGTGGTACCGGCGGCCCCTCCTGCGCGACCCGAGAGCCCTATTCTCATGATCCGAGTCTTCCTCGTGAACGGGGCTGGGAGCGGGAAGAGACCTGGGATTATATCAAAAAGATCAACGATGCCGGATGCCAGGCCACGGCTCACGCGGTGGGAGATTTGGCCGTTGAGTTTATGGTAGAGGGATATGAGCGCTGTTTTGCTGAAAATCCAGAGAAGGTTAAGAGGCTACGCCACCGGATTGAACACTGTGTGATTGTCGATCAGGACCTGATCGACCGGATGGCGAGAATGAATATCTGCCCAGTTCTCCATCCCGGCCTGATTCAGATGCTCGGCAAAAACCTCGCGTCTTTCTATGGCCCGGAGCGCAGCCGCTATCTGGAGGCTGTCCGCAGTATGCTGGATGCTGGGATCAAGGTCTCCCTGCACTCTGACGCGCCCTCCGGTCCTGTCGGCATTCATGTGATCGATGCCGCAGTGAACCGCTATGACCGCTCGAAGGACTATCAGTTTGACCAGACTCAGTGTGTTTCTGTGCTGGATGCCATCCGATGCTATACCCTGCATCCGGCCTATGCCTCTTATCAGGAGAACATCAAGGGGAGTATTGAGGTCGGTAAGTTGGCGGATATGATTGTGCTCTCCGATGATATTTTAAAGATTGCCCCTATGGATATTCACAAGCTGAAAGTGGATATGACTATGATCGATGGCATCGTGGAATATGAGCGCTGA
- a CDS encoding restriction endonuclease subunit S, giving the protein MDFKAPNHSIDLGMAEGGAQPNISKEKIVNSILPLPPLDEQRRIVAKLEEILPLCERLK; this is encoded by the coding sequence ATGGATTTCAAGGCACCAAATCACTCTATTGATCTTGGAATGGCTGAAGGTGGAGCACAGCCAAATATATCGAAAGAGAAAATAGTGAATTCGATACTTCCTCTTCCGCCACTCGATGAGCAGCGCCGCATCGTTGCCAAACTGGAAGAAATCCTGCCGTTGTGTGAACGGTTGAAATGA
- a CDS encoding DUF4368 domain-containing protein gives MEDCRTDFFQSMLTDYENEQNELNKIIETDTADMQRIIGGQNNVERFLKLVKKYENITELTPAMINEFIDKILVHEPQGKGADRTTEVEIYLNYVGQFQVPVEQHEPTEEERIAAEKEAERLRRKRESNRKYMKKIREKSKEFAEHERIAEEKSSDSNVCVEQNATSKSNRQKVKGEKIA, from the coding sequence TTGGAAGATTGCCGGACAGACTTTTTTCAGAGTATGCTTACTGATTATGAAAATGAGCAGAACGAGCTGAACAAGATTATTGAGACTGACACCGCTGATATGCAACGGATTATAGGCGGTCAAAATAATGTGGAGCGTTTTCTAAAGCTGGTTAAAAAGTATGAGAACATTACAGAACTTACTCCTGCCATGATAAATGAATTTATCGACAAAATACTGGTTCACGAGCCACAAGGAAAAGGTGCAGACCGCACCACAGAGGTGGAGATATATCTTAACTATGTCGGGCAATTTCAAGTACCTGTGGAGCAGCATGAACCAACCGAGGAAGAAAGGATTGCTGCTGAAAAAGAGGCGGAACGACTTCGCAGAAAACGAGAATCCAATCGTAAGTATATGAAAAAGATTCGTGAGAAATCAAAAGAATTTGCGGAGCATGAGCGTATAGCAGAAGAAAAAAGCTCTGATAGCAATGTGTGTGTTGAACAGAACGCCACAAGCAAATCAAATCGGCAAAAAGTGAAAGGAGAAAAAATAGCATGA
- a CDS encoding TnpV protein, whose protein sequence is MTELKLRIHDESNGLDYVLVGDYYVPDLKLPEEHRPIGMWGRLHRTYLEQYRPARFSALCLSGELHTYLADLNEQATERCSLIIEQMKQAEGVTETMKADNQMLWVQSMNSIRNRAEEIIRQEMIYC, encoded by the coding sequence ATGACAGAATTGAAACTACGAATCCATGACGAAAGCAACGGTCTGGACTATGTTCTTGTGGGTGATTACTATGTGCCGGACTTGAAGCTACCGGAGGAACACCGCCCTATCGGTATGTGGGGCAGACTGCACAGGACATATTTGGAGCAGTACCGCCCTGCAAGGTTCTCTGCCCTCTGTTTATCCGGCGAACTGCATACTTACCTTGCTGATCTGAACGAACAGGCAACGGAAAGGTGCAGCCTTATCATTGAGCAGATGAAACAAGCCGAGGGCGTGACCGAAACCATGAAAGCAGACAATCAGATGTTGTGGGTACAGTCCATGAACTCTATCCGTAACCGAGCCGAAGAAATCATCAGACAGGAAATGATTTACTGCTGA
- a CDS encoding TIGR02391 family protein — protein MRRKEYACPNGCSLPPRRKQLREYNDGTYGFDFYDFTFCPCCGSLMPYSLKKLKGFFEVYNIHVALSDAVQLIYKSEFESAAREAFVAVENYLKKKSGLDSHGFDLATKALSFEIDKQTGEIKRAPLIVINELKNESQRNEQDGIRYMLMGFFQGPRNLYQHNHIGSGVSNSISVIIEASFF, from the coding sequence ATGAGGAGGAAAGAATACGCTTGTCCCAATGGGTGTTCTCTTCCACCCAGGAGAAAGCAACTAAGGGAATATAACGACGGTACATATGGGTTTGACTTTTATGATTTCACATTTTGTCCTTGTTGCGGCAGCCTAATGCCATATTCCCTAAAGAAACTCAAAGGTTTTTTTGAGGTATACAATATCCATGTAGCGTTATCGGATGCCGTACAACTCATATATAAATCCGAGTTTGAGTCGGCAGCACGTGAAGCTTTTGTGGCTGTGGAGAACTATCTCAAAAAGAAGTCAGGCTTGGATTCCCATGGATTTGACCTGGCGACGAAAGCGCTTTCTTTTGAAATTGACAAGCAGACCGGTGAAATAAAGAGGGCTCCTCTTATTGTAATCAATGAACTTAAAAACGAATCCCAGCGCAACGAACAGGACGGCATCAGGTATATGCTTATGGGCTTCTTTCAGGGGCCTCGTAATTTGTACCAACACAATCACATTGGTTCTGGTGTCAGCAATTCTATTTCCGTGATCATCGAAGCATCTTTCTTCTGA
- a CDS encoding DUF6560 family protein produces the protein MNDFLRMCLNIITQIGPYLVVLLLLKYLVNLQQKRAKEREEEQKKGIIRTHYTIKTEKFLVVAFIVGTIFFACCTAMSLREKEDMFVICIFGIFFLVGISGIVNMVMWKLEVNGDEITWRSTFGKKRTFRFGDITYCERKKGSVRVYVNGEKLFTIDSNIDKEEFMEDIERRRIPVKSYWTNQHKKNRK, from the coding sequence ATGAATGATTTTTTACGAATGTGTTTGAATATAATTACACAAATAGGCCCCTATTTAGTTGTACTTCTTCTTTTGAAATATCTTGTAAATCTTCAACAAAAGAGAGCTAAAGAACGAGAGGAAGAACAGAAAAAGGGAATAATTAGAACGCATTATACAATAAAAACAGAGAAATTCCTTGTCGTGGCATTTATCGTAGGTACAATTTTTTTTGCTTGTTGTACGGCTATGAGTCTTAGGGAAAAAGAAGATATGTTTGTCATTTGTATATTTGGAATATTTTTTTTAGTAGGCATAAGCGGAATAGTCAATATGGTAATGTGGAAACTGGAAGTGAACGGAGATGAAATCACATGGCGGTCAACTTTTGGAAAAAAGAGAACTTTTCGTTTTGGGGATATTACCTACTGCGAGAGAAAAAAAGGTTCTGTGCGTGTATATGTAAATGGGGAAAAGCTATTTACCATTGATAGTAATATCGATAAAGAAGAATTTATGGAAGATATAGAGAGAAGAAGAATCCCTGTAAAATCTTACTGGACAAATCAGCATAAGAAGAATCGTAAATGA
- a CDS encoding DUF5104 domain-containing protein: MKKVLLLSSVIIILGLTGCSNKYFNDWFSSEQNETDKMCQQIIEACKQQDSEKLKSLFSEESKKSIENLDTEISDFFDYIEGSIQSFEGDCASSSESNYGKRKTELDGMYLILTEKERYCMNFYMYSEDDENAQNVGIYKIEIALESEVAEDNFIWDNPPNGIFVGGQN, encoded by the coding sequence ATGAAAAAAGTATTGTTGCTTTCCAGTGTGATTATTATACTCGGTTTAACAGGCTGCTCTAACAAATATTTCAATGACTGGTTTAGCTCTGAACAAAATGAAACGGATAAGATGTGTCAACAAATTATCGAGGCATGTAAGCAACAGGATTCAGAGAAACTCAAATCTCTATTTTCCGAAGAAAGCAAAAAGAGCATTGAGAATTTAGACACTGAAATCTCTGATTTTTTCGATTATATTGAGGGCAGTATCCAAAGTTTTGAGGGCGATTGTGCATCATCAAGTGAAAGCAACTATGGTAAAAGGAAAACGGAATTGGATGGTATGTATCTCATATTGACAGAGAAGGAACGGTATTGTATGAATTTTTATATGTATAGTGAGGATGATGAAAATGCTCAAAATGTGGGGATATATAAAATTGAAATTGCATTGGAGAGCGAAGTGGCTGAGGATAATTTTATATGGGATAATCCCCCAAACGGTATTTTTGTTGGAGGACAAAATTGA
- a CDS encoding zinc ribbon domain-containing protein: MGEPNVLTGKIYCADCGAPMYNHRQRKGRERIYYTAKGEKRTSYSNPADCYECSTYNLAYQKYDRHCTCHHISTKALKSIILKTIQETCHYVSLNEREFVYSLQEESAMKDIAVSETVKNRIERNQKRVHELDMLIRKIYEDNVIGRLPDRLFSEYAY, from the coding sequence ATGGGCGAGCCTAATGTTCTGACCGGAAAGATTTACTGTGCTGATTGTGGTGCGCCGATGTATAATCACAGGCAGCGGAAAGGGCGAGAAAGAATATACTATACTGCCAAAGGCGAAAAAAGGACAAGTTATTCCAATCCGGCAGATTGTTATGAATGTTCCACATATAATCTTGCTTATCAGAAGTATGACCGACATTGTACTTGCCACCATATTTCAACAAAAGCACTTAAAAGCATCATTCTGAAAACCATACAGGAGACTTGCCATTATGTTTCTTTGAATGAGCGGGAGTTTGTTTATTCTCTGCAAGAAGAATCGGCGATGAAAGATATTGCTGTTTCTGAAACTGTAAAAAACCGCATTGAAAGAAATCAGAAGCGAGTTCACGAACTGGATATGCTTATCAGGAAAATCTATGAAGATAATGTGATTGGAAGATTGCCGGACAGACTTTTTTCAGAGTATGCTTACTGA
- a CDS encoding formate/nitrite transporter family protein — MRVVKLFLSALLAGICIGLGGTVFLSLDNKVLGALFFTVGLFTICTMGMHLFTGKVCYVFEKDAAYALDLIPIWVGNLAGTGLLALAERSTRIAPAIVEKAAGLCETKLGDSLGSIFLLAIFCNLLIYIAVEGFNRNSHELGKYLSLFFGVMVFILCGFEHCVANMYYFSVAGMWSGKTLLYLLVMTLGNAVGGVVFPVIRRVITTEAK, encoded by the coding sequence GTGAGAGTCGTCAAGCTGTTCTTATCCGCGCTGTTAGCGGGCATATGCATTGGCCTGGGCGGAACGGTGTTCCTGTCTCTAGACAACAAGGTGCTGGGAGCCCTGTTTTTTACAGTGGGACTTTTTACTATCTGCACGATGGGAATGCACCTCTTTACCGGCAAGGTATGCTACGTGTTTGAAAAGGACGCCGCCTATGCGCTGGATCTCATTCCTATCTGGGTGGGGAATCTGGCCGGAACGGGTCTGCTGGCCCTGGCAGAGCGCAGCACCCGAATCGCCCCTGCGATTGTAGAAAAGGCGGCCGGGCTGTGCGAGACCAAGCTGGGAGACAGCTTAGGGAGCATCTTTCTTCTGGCTATTTTCTGCAACCTGCTGATTTACATAGCTGTGGAGGGCTTCAACAGGAATTCCCATGAGCTTGGAAAGTACCTGTCCCTCTTTTTTGGGGTGATGGTGTTTATTCTGTGCGGCTTTGAGCACTGTGTAGCCAATATGTATTATTTCTCCGTCGCGGGAATGTGGAGCGGAAAGACCCTGCTCTACCTGTTGGTCATGACGCTGGGCAATGCAGTCGGCGGCGTGGTATTCCCTGTCATCCGGAGAGTGATCACGACAGAGGCAAAATAA
- a CDS encoding molecular chaperone: MTRLTKIEKETIVLFNEGEDKANIYTHNAGLKKRLAAFAKKYPDLCRLEKSNVQGGVSYELAKSRLSIRFLPPYSEERRQKASEYAKKHGLNSQQGYCDNQG, translated from the coding sequence ATGACGAGACTGACGAAGATTGAGAAAGAAACAATCGTTCTCTTTAATGAGGGCGAGGACAAGGCAAATATCTACACCCACAACGCCGGATTGAAAAAGAGGTTGGCTGCTTTTGCTAAGAAGTACCCTGACCTTTGCCGACTGGAAAAATCCAATGTTCAAGGCGGTGTTTCTTATGAGCTGGCAAAGTCCCGTCTGTCTATCCGTTTCCTGCCGCCTTACAGTGAGGAACGCAGACAGAAAGCCAGTGAATATGCGAAAAAGCATGGGCTGAACAGCCAGCAGGGATACTGTGATAATCAGGGCTGA
- a CDS encoding recombinase family protein, with protein sequence MSGYVIKIPQEKENRTIWSRQLRVAAYCRVSTSYEEQQQSLENQIEYFTQYIKRNPFWRLVAVYVDNASGLHTKNRPGYQKMLKDCWKGKIDLILVKSLSRFGRDAKETMTTIRRLKQMGIGVYVEMGGINTLTTPDSIIDLYAAFDQAESQNKSDNIKFGLRRRMKSGKAMLNHSQFLGYTKGPDGVLQVVPEEAEIVRKIFELYVQGNGVRKIKCYLEEHGIKTVTGKKEWSTSTIDRMLSNEKYVGQVLMQKTYTPDFLTGKQVKNDGQLDMYLVNNAHEAIIDRETFDQVQEMKGHIKDTVQI encoded by the coding sequence ATGTCTGGATATGTGATCAAGATTCCACAAGAGAAAGAGAACCGTACTATTTGGAGTCGGCAATTAAGAGTCGCTGCTTATTGCCGGGTCAGCACTTCTTACGAGGAACAACAGCAAAGTCTGGAAAACCAAATCGAGTACTTTACGCAATACATCAAAAGAAATCCCTTTTGGAGACTTGTCGCTGTGTATGTAGACAATGCCTCCGGACTTCATACGAAAAACCGGCCCGGATACCAAAAGATGCTGAAAGACTGCTGGAAAGGAAAGATTGATTTGATCCTTGTTAAGTCGCTGAGCCGCTTTGGAAGAGATGCAAAAGAAACCATGACTACGATCAGGAGGTTAAAGCAAATGGGTATCGGAGTGTACGTTGAGATGGGTGGGATCAATACATTGACAACTCCAGATAGTATTATTGATCTGTATGCCGCATTTGATCAGGCAGAGAGCCAGAACAAAAGCGACAATATCAAGTTCGGTTTGCGGCGACGGATGAAAAGTGGAAAAGCTATGCTGAACCATTCTCAATTTCTTGGCTATACAAAAGGACCGGACGGTGTACTGCAGGTGGTCCCAGAGGAGGCGGAAATCGTACGGAAGATATTTGAGCTCTATGTGCAGGGAAACGGTGTACGGAAGATCAAATGCTACCTGGAAGAACACGGGATCAAAACAGTGACAGGGAAGAAGGAGTGGAGCACCTCTACCATCGATCGGATGTTGAGTAACGAGAAGTATGTGGGGCAGGTGCTGATGCAAAAAACTTATACGCCGGATTTCCTGACCGGGAAGCAGGTCAAAAACGATGGGCAGTTGGATATGTACCTGGTAAACAATGCTCATGAAGCGATCATTGACCGGGAGACATTTGATCAGGTACAGGAAATGAAAGGACACATTAAGGATACAGTGCAAATCTAA
- a CDS encoding amidohydrolase, with amino-acid sequence MKFDFSYLDIAFKNGSVITVNDTDEIAEAVGIKGNKIVFVGSNADIDQLIDEHTKVYDLAGRTLMPGINDTHYHPILNGMIAPELDSAMVDTGLSACKTIPELLDLIRRIAATKKPGQWISTMGYEAGLLAEQRHPTLEELDAAAPNNPLQCCTCNGHISTYNSKALEYLGVYGPEDASKYPEGEVVVENGKLTGLVRGHTHFWLWGQVEYTEEQQRKAAMRSHQQLLENGITSIGDMGECDRPSYHIMQKMCRSGEFKVRSYMALHSIFGKPYSKEDNEHWMKLGFITGLGDEHFRVGPCKFMIDGGSGGPSCYTREPYSHDPELPSERGWEREETWDYIKLIDDAECQATAHAIGDGAVEFMVEGYEKAFAACADKEAFKARRHRIEHCTLVDQDLIDRMAKMNICPSVNAGLQIRNGKNLARFYGPERNKYLGALKSMMEAGIKCSLHSDAPSGPVGFEMIDGAVNRYDIRQDYQCDMTQAVSLLDAIRCCTWNAAYSSYEENIKGSIENGKLADLIVLDRDILKIDTHELHNVKVDMTMIDGVVEYER; translated from the coding sequence ATGAAATTTGATTTTTCTTATCTGGACATTGCGTTTAAAAATGGCAGTGTCATTACAGTCAATGATACCGATGAGATCGCAGAGGCTGTCGGTATCAAGGGAAACAAGATTGTGTTTGTCGGTTCCAACGCGGACATCGACCAGCTCATTGACGAGCACACGAAGGTCTATGATCTGGCAGGCCGCACATTGATGCCCGGCATCAATGATACCCACTATCACCCGATTCTCAATGGCATGATTGCACCGGAACTGGATTCTGCCATGGTAGATACCGGCTTGAGCGCCTGCAAAACCATTCCTGAGCTGTTGGACTTGATCCGCAGGATCGCGGCCACCAAAAAGCCTGGCCAGTGGATCTCCACCATGGGATATGAAGCCGGTCTGCTGGCTGAGCAGCGCCACCCCACCTTGGAGGAACTGGACGCGGCAGCTCCCAACAATCCGTTGCAGTGTTGCACCTGCAATGGCCACATTAGTACATATAACTCCAAAGCACTGGAATATCTGGGGGTTTATGGTCCCGAGGACGCCTCCAAGTATCCTGAGGGTGAGGTTGTAGTCGAGAACGGCAAGCTGACTGGTCTGGTGCGGGGACATACCCACTTCTGGCTGTGGGGTCAGGTGGAATACACCGAGGAGCAGCAGAGAAAGGCCGCTATGCGGTCCCACCAGCAACTGCTGGAAAATGGAATTACCTCCATTGGCGACATGGGCGAGTGCGATCGCCCTTCCTACCACATTATGCAGAAGATGTGCCGCAGCGGTGAGTTCAAGGTTCGCAGCTATATGGCGCTTCACAGCATTTTCGGCAAGCCCTACTCGAAGGAGGACAATGAGCACTGGATGAAGCTGGGCTTTATCACGGGGCTTGGCGACGAGCACTTCCGGGTTGGCCCCTGCAAGTTCATGATCGACGGCGGCTCCGGCGGCCCCTCCTGCTACACTCGGGAGCCCTATTCCCATGATCCGGAGCTGCCCAGCGAGCGGGGCTGGGAACGAGAAGAGACCTGGGATTATATCAAGCTGATTGACGACGCCGAGTGCCAGGCCACGGCCCACGCCATCGGCGACGGCGCGGTGGAGTTCATGGTGGAGGGCTATGAGAAGGCCTTCGCCGCCTGTGCGGATAAAGAGGCGTTCAAGGCCCGCCGCCACCGGATTGAGCACTGCACCTTGGTGGATCAGGATCTGATTGACCGGATGGCCAAGATGAATATCTGTCCCTCTGTCAACGCTGGGCTGCAGATCCGCAACGGTAAGAATCTGGCCCGGTTCTATGGTCCTGAGCGCAACAAGTATCTCGGTGCCCTGAAGAGCATGATGGAGGCCGGAATCAAGTGTTCTCTGCACTCCGACGCTCCCTCCGGCCCTGTGGGCTTTGAGATGATTGACGGCGCTGTGAATCGCTATGACATCCGGCAGGACTACCAGTGCGATATGACCCAGGCGGTCTCCCTCTTGGATGCCATTCGCTGCTGCACCTGGAACGCCGCCTATAGCTCCTATGAGGAGAATATCAAGGGCAGCATTGAAAATGGAAAGCTGGCAGATCTGATCGTGCTGGACCGGGATATTCTCAAGATTGACACCCACGAGCTGCACAATGTAAAAGTGGATATGACCATGATTGACGGCGTGGTGGAATACGAACGGTAA
- a CDS encoding bifunctional folylpolyglutamate synthase/dihydrofolate synthase → MTYEEALRYYAQIDMMGSHLGLDRMAELLRRLGNPEKQLKFVHVAGTNGKGSTAALLDACLRQAGYRVGLYTSPHLVRYNERFQVNGQPISDTALAEATEQVKTAADTMEDAPTQFELLTCVAFCCFLSAGCDIVVLEVGLGGRLDATNSIPVPEAAVITRIGLEHTEILGDTIEKIAAEKGGIIKAGGTVVLGDSSEAVVGVTQEICQERGAALIPARSAVPLSKSLEGQRFSWGPYPEICLSLLGEHQLQNAATALTVLEVLRTKGWQIPDEAILKGMCTAVWPGRFECVSRHPIIIIDGGHNQQCAEAIAASLRSYFPGKKCSFLMGVLADKDFHGIFDAILPLAARIAAVTPDSHRALPAPELCQRLRDEYGYAAAVPYATMTDALRELQRSAEGEDVICICGSLYMVGEARELFKMT, encoded by the coding sequence ATGACTTACGAAGAAGCCCTGCGCTATTACGCGCAGATTGATATGATGGGCAGCCATTTGGGACTGGACCGCATGGCGGAGCTGCTGCGCCGGCTGGGAAATCCGGAGAAGCAGTTAAAATTTGTCCATGTGGCTGGAACCAATGGCAAAGGGTCCACTGCGGCCCTGCTGGACGCCTGCCTGCGTCAGGCAGGATACCGGGTGGGGCTGTATACCTCGCCTCACCTGGTCCGGTATAATGAGCGTTTTCAGGTGAATGGACAGCCGATCTCGGACACAGCCCTGGCGGAAGCCACAGAGCAGGTAAAAACTGCGGCAGACACCATGGAGGATGCACCGACCCAGTTTGAGCTGCTGACCTGTGTGGCATTCTGCTGCTTTTTGTCCGCTGGGTGCGACATTGTCGTGCTGGAGGTGGGACTGGGCGGCCGCCTGGATGCCACCAACAGCATTCCGGTGCCAGAAGCGGCGGTGATCACGCGCATTGGTCTGGAGCACACAGAGATTTTGGGGGACACCATTGAGAAAATCGCCGCAGAAAAGGGCGGGATTATCAAAGCCGGAGGTACGGTGGTGCTGGGAGATTCCTCAGAGGCCGTGGTAGGGGTGACACAGGAAATTTGTCAGGAGCGGGGAGCAGCACTGATCCCGGCGCGTTCCGCCGTGCCTCTTTCCAAATCTCTGGAGGGACAGAGATTCTCCTGGGGACCATATCCGGAAATTTGCCTGTCTCTTTTGGGAGAGCATCAGCTTCAAAATGCCGCCACAGCCCTGACAGTTCTGGAGGTCCTGCGTACAAAAGGCTGGCAGATTCCAGACGAGGCAATCCTGAAAGGGATGTGCACTGCCGTGTGGCCGGGGCGCTTTGAATGCGTCTCCAGGCACCCGATTATCATCATTGATGGAGGCCACAACCAGCAGTGCGCAGAGGCCATTGCGGCTTCTCTTCGGTCGTATTTCCCGGGAAAGAAATGCTCCTTTTTGATGGGCGTGTTGGCGGACAAGGATTTTCACGGAATCTTTGACGCAATTTTGCCGCTGGCGGCACGCATTGCTGCGGTGACTCCGGACAGCCACAGGGCACTTCCTGCACCGGAGCTGTGCCAGCGCCTGCGGGATGAATATGGCTATGCTGCGGCGGTGCCTTATGCGACAATGACAGATGCCCTGCGGGAGCTGCAGCGCAGCGCCGAAGGCGAGGATGTGATCTGTATCTGTGGGTCGCTCTATATGGTGGGTGAAGCACGCGAATTGTTTAAAATGACATAA